One genomic segment of Bacillota bacterium includes these proteins:
- a CDS encoding alpha/beta-type small acid-soluble spore protein: MPRRGNRAVLPQARQGLDRFKYEIANQVGVDLNQNGGYLGHLPSAVNGRIGGQMVRNMIAAAEQALIQQAASGVKAGFAQALQQAIPSVTASYTNETNLTSPALQNQNLPTQ, encoded by the coding sequence ATGCCAAGGCGTGGTAACAGGGCAGTATTGCCCCAGGCAAGACAGGGGCTGGATCGGTTCAAGTATGAAATAGCTAACCAGGTTGGCGTGGATCTCAACCAGAATGGTGGCTATCTCGGGCATCTCCCATCGGCAGTTAATGGCCGTATAGGTGGCCAGATGGTGCGAAATATGATCGCTGCTGCGGAGCAGGCCCTGATCCAGCAGGCGGCAAGCGGTGTCAAGGCAGGATTCGCTCAGGCTCTTCAGCAGGCAATCCCGTCTGTGACGGCATCTTATACTAATGAGACAAACCTGACATCGCCAGCCCTCCAGAATCAGAACCTTCCTACTCAGTAA
- the uvrA gene encoding excinuclease ABC subunit UvrA, with amino-acid sequence MSKEKLIIRGARQHNLKNIDLEIPRNKLVVITGVSGSGKSSLAFDTIYAEGQRRYVESLSSYARQFLGQMDKPDVDYIEGLSPAISIDQKSGSRNPRSTVGTVTEIYDYLRLLFARIGQPHCHKCGRPIAQQTPEQVVDQVLSLPQGTRIQVLAPIIRGKKGEHKKVLEDIRKQGFVRVRINGEIHELSEDINLERYKIHTIEAVVDRLIVRPEVEARLADSVETAMKLGDGIAIISLPDQDLVFSEKFACPDCGISFEELAPRMFSFNSPYGACPVCAGLGSKWEMDPELVLDYARSIEDGGIVPWRGSWNGTRSDFFAARVDAVCREFGIDMKKPLGKLSQEERHILLHGAGDRRFRFRYHNFEGEYRWYETTYEGVIPYLERKYREVQSDQAREEIEQFMGSRPCPACNGARLKPESLAVTIAGKSIIDVTRMTVVDARDFFVSLKLTPREELIARQILKEIRERLGFLVDVGLDYLTLDRTAGTLAGGEAQRIRLATQIGSSLVGVLYILDEPSIGLHQRDNRRLINTLLRLRDLGNTVIVVEHDEETIRSSDYVIDIGPGAGSEGGKVVAAGTVDEIMKCPESITGQYLSGKRQIAVPSRRRAPTGNWLRIVGAREHNLKNINVDIPLGVFVCVTGVSGSGKSTLVNEILYRKLAHDLNGATAKAGQHDTILGLEHLDRVIDVDQSPIGRTPRSNPATYTGAFDPIRETFAQTPEAKIRGYTAGRFSFNVKGGRCEACHGDGIIKIEMHFLPDVYVPCDVCKGKRYNRETLEVRYKGKNIAEVLDMRVEEALEFFRNIPKIQRKLATLNDVGLGYIKLGQPATTLSGGEAQRVKLATELSRRSNGRTLYILDEPTTGLHFADVEKLLGVLQRLVDAGDTVVVIEHNLDVIKTADYIIDLGPEGGERGGTVVATGTPEEVAMVPESYTGQFLRQMLHLEEQGDEARLYCAGR; translated from the coding sequence ATGAGCAAAGAGAAATTGATTATTCGAGGGGCGCGACAGCACAATCTAAAAAACATCGATTTGGAGATCCCCAGGAACAAGCTTGTGGTAATCACAGGGGTCAGCGGGTCGGGCAAGTCGTCTCTTGCCTTTGATACTATCTACGCTGAGGGCCAGAGACGCTATGTGGAATCTTTGTCGTCATATGCCCGGCAGTTTCTGGGCCAGATGGACAAGCCAGATGTCGACTATATTGAGGGGCTTTCGCCGGCGATTTCCATTGATCAGAAGAGCGGGAGCCGCAACCCGCGGTCAACGGTGGGAACAGTCACAGAAATATATGACTACCTGCGATTGCTTTTCGCTCGCATAGGGCAGCCCCATTGCCACAAATGCGGCAGGCCCATCGCGCAGCAAACCCCGGAACAGGTGGTAGACCAGGTCCTATCGCTTCCTCAGGGGACTCGGATACAAGTGCTCGCTCCCATCATCAGGGGGAAAAAGGGCGAACATAAGAAAGTCCTTGAAGACATCCGCAAGCAGGGGTTTGTCAGAGTCCGCATCAATGGCGAGATTCATGAGCTTTCAGAGGATATAAACCTTGAGCGCTATAAGATACACACGATCGAGGCTGTGGTGGACAGGTTGATAGTGCGGCCCGAGGTAGAGGCGCGGCTTGCGGATTCGGTGGAAACGGCCATGAAGCTGGGGGACGGGATCGCCATAATCAGCCTCCCTGACCAGGATCTTGTATTCAGCGAGAAGTTCGCCTGTCCGGATTGCGGAATCAGCTTTGAAGAACTTGCGCCCAGGATGTTCTCATTTAATAGTCCTTATGGGGCCTGCCCCGTTTGTGCGGGGTTGGGAAGTAAATGGGAGATGGACCCTGAGCTGGTCCTCGACTATGCCCGTTCCATCGAAGATGGGGGAATAGTTCCATGGCGGGGATCGTGGAATGGCACGCGCAGCGACTTCTTCGCTGCTCGTGTTGATGCGGTATGCCGGGAATTTGGCATAGATATGAAGAAACCCCTTGGCAAGCTGTCACAAGAAGAACGCCACATCCTGCTGCATGGCGCTGGCGATCGCAGGTTTAGGTTCCGCTATCACAACTTTGAGGGCGAATATCGGTGGTATGAAACCACCTATGAAGGTGTCATTCCCTACCTTGAGCGTAAATACCGGGAGGTGCAGTCGGACCAGGCTCGGGAGGAAATCGAGCAATTCATGGGATCCAGGCCCTGCCCTGCGTGCAATGGGGCGAGACTTAAGCCTGAGAGCCTGGCTGTGACCATAGCAGGAAAATCTATCATTGATGTAACACGGATGACCGTTGTAGATGCTAGAGATTTCTTTGTCAGTCTGAAATTGACTCCACGGGAGGAGCTAATTGCCCGTCAGATATTGAAGGAAATCCGGGAACGTCTGGGATTCTTGGTGGATGTGGGGTTGGATTACCTGACCCTTGACAGGACCGCTGGAACCCTCGCGGGGGGAGAGGCGCAGCGCATAAGGCTGGCAACCCAGATCGGCTCGAGCCTCGTCGGCGTCCTGTATATTCTAGACGAACCAAGTATAGGCCTGCATCAGAGGGACAACCGGAGATTGATCAATACCCTGTTGCGCTTGCGGGACCTGGGGAACACGGTCATAGTGGTTGAGCATGATGAAGAGACGATTCGTTCTAGTGACTACGTGATCGATATTGGACCCGGGGCAGGCAGCGAAGGCGGGAAGGTCGTTGCTGCCGGCACTGTAGATGAGATCATGAAATGTCCGGAGTCCATAACTGGTCAGTATTTGAGCGGGAAGAGGCAGATAGCGGTCCCTTCGCGGAGGAGGGCCCCCACTGGCAATTGGCTCAGGATCGTAGGAGCACGGGAGCATAATCTCAAGAACATAAATGTTGACATACCTTTGGGCGTTTTTGTGTGCGTTACCGGAGTCTCCGGTTCGGGAAAGAGCACCCTTGTGAATGAAATCCTTTACCGGAAGCTAGCTCATGATTTGAATGGAGCCACCGCCAAGGCTGGCCAGCACGATACGATCCTTGGCCTTGAGCATCTTGATAGGGTGATAGATGTTGACCAGTCCCCGATAGGGAGGACTCCCAGATCCAATCCAGCCACTTATACCGGGGCCTTTGATCCTATCAGGGAGACCTTTGCCCAGACCCCTGAGGCCAAGATCAGGGGATATACAGCTGGACGTTTTAGCTTCAATGTCAAAGGCGGAAGATGCGAGGCATGCCATGGTGATGGTATCATAAAGATAGAGATGCATTTCCTCCCGGATGTCTATGTCCCATGCGATGTCTGTAAGGGGAAGAGATATAACCGGGAGACTCTTGAAGTAAGGTATAAAGGCAAGAATATCGCGGAAGTCCTGGATATGAGGGTTGAGGAAGCGCTTGAGTTCTTCCGCAATATCCCAAAAATCCAGCGCAAGCTAGCGACATTGAATGATGTCGGGCTTGGATATATAAAGCTGGGCCAGCCTGCCACGACTCTATCGGGAGGAGAGGCCCAGAGGGTAAAGCTCGCAACTGAGCTTTCAAGGAGGAGCAACGGGAGGACTCTTTATATCCTCGATGAACCTACAACAGGCCTGCATTTCGCTGATGTGGAAAAGCTCCTGGGGGTCCTCCAGCGACTGGTTGATGCAGGTGACACAGTGGTCGTCATCGAGCATAATCTGGATGTGATAAAGACGGCTGATTATATCATCGACCTGGGGCCTGAAGGCGGAGAACGGGGAGGAACAGTGGTCGCGACCGGCACACCAGAAGAGGTCGCCATGGTTCCTGAGTCATATACAGGCCAGTTTTTGAGGCAGATGCTTCATCTCGAAGAACAAGGCGATGAAGCGAGATTATATTGTGCTGGGAGATAG
- a CDS encoding nucleotidyltransferase domain-containing protein produces MHKVLKNRMNQREELIESARKYIETISGKIGPLCAVLIGSVARGDFNLHSDIDILVISDQLPSHPLERSRFLYRYAIPLLDVKGYLPSEVALLKARRNPLILDALAHGIPLADNGFWRGITSGIDGAGTHKLTQ; encoded by the coding sequence ATGCACAAGGTGCTCAAGAATAGAATGAACCAGCGCGAGGAATTGATTGAATCAGCACGGAAATACATAGAAACGATTAGCGGGAAGATTGGTCCACTTTGCGCCGTCTTGATCGGGTCCGTGGCCAGAGGGGATTTTAATTTGCATAGCGACATCGACATTCTTGTCATCTCCGACCAGCTCCCGTCCCATCCCCTTGAACGTTCAAGATTCCTATATCGTTATGCCATACCACTCCTTGATGTTAAAGGTTACCTCCCGTCCGAGGTTGCTCTTCTCAAGGCACGCCGTAATCCCCTAATACTTGACGCGTTAGCCCATGGCATTCCCCTCGCCGATAATGGCTTCTGGCGCGGCATTACATCGGGGATTGATGGGGCAGGCACCCATAAACTTACACAATAA
- a CDS encoding pyridoxal phosphate-dependent aminotransferase: MPLSEEFGVPGPVWIPSKRSQAMPPFIVMDILEKARLLEKKGIDVIHLEVGEPDFDTPKPIKEAAQKAIWDGETHYTTSLGLPELREAICRHYYERYGVNVSPDQILVTSGTSPAMLLVFDALINSGDEVILSDPGYSCYKNIVAHSGGVPRTVPLKEEDGYRYRVDEIKRMINPRTRAIVVNSPANPTGALIPPEDLEAISNLQLPVVSDEIYHGLVYGEREHSILEFTDKAIVINGFSKLYAMTGWRLGYVIAPPEFIRPMQKMQQNFLICAPAFAQRAAISAFTECQEHIRNMVRIYDKRRRHIIKRLREIGFGVQVEPKGAFYVLANARMFCQDSYRFANEILEHAHVAVAPGVDFGANAEGYLRFSYANSLENIEEGMRRLHRFLEDGRASFFRL; the protein is encoded by the coding sequence ATGCCGCTTTCCGAGGAGTTCGGAGTGCCAGGACCGGTATGGATTCCATCAAAAAGATCACAGGCCATGCCTCCGTTCATTGTCATGGATATTCTTGAAAAAGCCAGGTTGCTGGAGAAAAAAGGGATCGATGTTATTCACCTGGAGGTGGGGGAACCAGATTTTGATACCCCTAAACCTATCAAAGAGGCCGCGCAAAAGGCCATCTGGGATGGGGAGACTCATTATACCACGAGTCTGGGGCTTCCTGAATTGAGGGAAGCCATCTGCCGCCATTATTATGAGCGCTACGGGGTGAATGTATCACCCGATCAAATCCTTGTAACTTCCGGGACATCTCCGGCCATGCTCCTGGTGTTTGATGCTTTGATAAACTCGGGGGATGAGGTTATCCTTTCTGACCCAGGATATTCATGCTATAAGAATATCGTGGCCCATTCGGGCGGGGTGCCCAGGACGGTTCCCTTGAAGGAGGAAGACGGGTATAGATATCGCGTTGATGAGATAAAACGAATGATCAACCCGCGCACCAGGGCAATAGTCGTGAATTCTCCGGCCAACCCTACAGGTGCGCTGATACCTCCTGAGGATCTCGAAGCTATTTCTAATCTCCAATTACCCGTTGTTTCGGATGAGATCTATCATGGGCTGGTTTATGGCGAGAGGGAGCATTCCATACTTGAATTTACCGATAAAGCTATTGTCATAAATGGTTTCTCCAAACTTTATGCCATGACCGGTTGGAGGCTGGGTTATGTGATTGCCCCGCCGGAATTCATCCGCCCTATGCAAAAGATGCAGCAAAATTTCCTCATCTGCGCGCCTGCCTTTGCGCAAAGGGCGGCCATATCTGCGTTTACGGAATGCCAGGAACATATTCGGAACATGGTGAGGATCTATGATAAACGCCGCCGCCATATCATCAAGCGCCTCAGGGAAATTGGATTTGGGGTCCAGGTAGAGCCAAAGGGCGCATTTTACGTGCTTGCGAATGCCCGGATGTTCTGCCAGGATTCTTATCGCTTCGCCAACGAAATTCTCGAACATGCCCATGTAGCAGTGGCGCCTGGCGTCGACTTCGGCGCAAATGCTGAAGGGTACTTGCGCTTCTCATATGCAAATTCCCTCGAAAATATCGAAGAGGGGATGCGGAGACTCCACAGGTTCCTCGAAGACGGCCGTGCCTCATTCTTCCGCCTTTAG
- the typA gene encoding translational GTPase TypA gives MEKDLIRNIAIIAHVDHGKTTLVDGMLKQSGVFREGQVVEERILDRNALERERGITIMSKNTAVFYKGHRINIVDTPGHVDFGGEVERVMQMVDGALLLVDAFEGPMPQTRFVLRKAMEAGLKLIVVINKMDRPNARPLEVLDEVMDLFIELDASDEQLEFPVIYTTATKGVASLSPDSEGKDLISLFEAIINHIPAPEGDDAKPLQLGVAMIDYDPYVGRQAIGRIVNGTIKAKQRVAIISSHSQEDTMEHQYVSGLAVFDGLKKVPVEEAGVGEIVVVSGLDHVNVADSIVDPDNPVPVEFVKIDEPTVAMTFLVNKSPFAGREGQFVTSRHLRERLWRELESNVSLRVEETDSPDAFTVYGRGELHLSILIETMRREGYEFEVSRPRVVTKEINGVTHEPVEELVIDVPGDYVGVVMELLGRRKGNLVNMNNRSDSRVLLIFHLPTRGIFGLRSEFLTETKGLGIMYHSFHHYAPWSGEIEIRSRGALVASETGETAAYGLENAQERGDLFVGPGISVYRGMIVGENARRDDILVNVCKRKRLTNMRSSTADIAVKLTPPREMSLEQCIEFISEDELLEVTPLSLRMRKRQIP, from the coding sequence ATGGAAAAAGACCTTATTAGAAATATAGCTATAATTGCCCACGTTGATCATGGCAAGACGACTCTTGTGGATGGGATGCTCAAGCAAAGCGGGGTTTTTCGCGAGGGACAGGTTGTTGAGGAAAGGATCCTTGATCGTAACGCCCTCGAGCGAGAGCGCGGCATAACCATAATGTCCAAGAATACTGCAGTCTTTTATAAGGGACACAGGATCAATATCGTGGATACTCCGGGGCATGTGGATTTTGGTGGCGAAGTGGAGCGCGTGATGCAGATGGTAGATGGCGCGTTACTTCTGGTAGATGCCTTCGAGGGCCCGATGCCCCAGACGCGCTTTGTGTTGCGGAAGGCGATGGAGGCCGGCCTCAAACTCATCGTGGTCATAAATAAGATGGACAGGCCCAACGCCCGTCCGCTTGAGGTGCTCGATGAGGTCATGGATCTATTTATAGAGCTTGACGCCTCTGATGAGCAACTTGAGTTTCCAGTGATCTATACTACCGCCACGAAAGGTGTGGCATCGCTTTCGCCTGACAGTGAAGGAAAGGATCTTATTTCTCTTTTTGAAGCCATCATAAACCACATCCCGGCCCCTGAAGGTGATGACGCAAAACCTCTCCAGCTTGGCGTGGCCATGATCGACTATGATCCATATGTAGGACGACAAGCCATAGGCCGGATAGTGAACGGGACAATAAAGGCAAAGCAAAGAGTTGCAATAATCTCAAGTCATTCCCAGGAAGATACGATGGAACATCAATATGTAAGCGGACTTGCAGTCTTCGACGGACTTAAGAAGGTGCCGGTCGAGGAGGCGGGTGTCGGAGAAATAGTGGTGGTATCCGGGCTTGACCATGTGAATGTGGCTGATAGCATAGTAGACCCTGATAATCCAGTTCCCGTTGAATTCGTGAAAATTGATGAGCCTACGGTTGCTATGACTTTCCTTGTGAATAAGAGTCCATTTGCCGGGCGCGAAGGTCAGTTCGTCACTTCCCGGCATCTTCGCGAACGATTATGGCGTGAGCTTGAATCTAATGTGAGTTTGCGTGTCGAGGAGACTGACTCGCCTGATGCCTTTACTGTCTATGGTAGGGGAGAGCTTCACCTTTCCATACTGATTGAAACTATGCGCAGAGAAGGGTATGAATTCGAAGTCTCTAGGCCGAGGGTTGTCACCAAGGAAATCAATGGGGTCACCCATGAACCGGTAGAGGAGTTGGTTATAGACGTGCCAGGCGACTATGTCGGAGTCGTGATGGAGCTTCTTGGCCGGCGTAAGGGGAACCTTGTAAACATGAATAATCGCTCTGATAGTCGTGTGCTTTTAATATTTCATTTGCCAACACGTGGCATATTTGGGTTGCGTTCGGAGTTTCTAACAGAAACCAAAGGACTTGGAATCATGTACCATTCTTTCCACCATTATGCGCCATGGAGCGGGGAAATAGAAATACGTTCTCGCGGCGCCTTGGTTGCCTCAGAAACCGGCGAAACCGCGGCCTATGGGCTCGAAAACGCGCAGGAACGAGGCGATCTCTTCGTCGGACCTGGAATAAGTGTTTATAGAGGAATGATCGTTGGCGAAAATGCGCGCAGAGACGATATTTTGGTCAATGTGTGCAAGAGAAAGCGACTCACCAATATGCGAAGCTCCACTGCAGATATTGCTGTGAAGTTGACTCCTCCCCGGGAAATGAGCCTCGAGCAGTGCATAGAATTCATCTCGGAAGATGAGCTTCTTGAGGTTACGCCACTTTCTTTGAGGATGCGTAAACGGCAAATACCATAA
- the uvrC gene encoding excinuclease ABC subunit UvrC, protein MIEDILKNLPDRPGVYLMKDQNGEIIYVGKAVSLRSRVRSYFHDPSGLSQKTRVMVSAIRDIEYIVTDSEVEALILENTLIKKHHPWFNIRLRDDKTYPYVKVTMAEPFPRIFITRRVVDDGSRYFGPYTDSGALRETLAFLKRFFPVRGCKRDIQEGGSSGQGPNSRPCLNHHIGRCLAPCSGNITREAYRQLIDQICLFLEGRQEELLRSMRKEMQAAATLLDFERAAVLRDRIFNIERIMEKQKVVSISPVDEDVVAMAREGDLAIAQVFQVRAGKLVGNKHFILENTGDSSDGEIIGSFIKQYYGSASWIPPLILLQHEVEDHEAIARWLSSAKLVVPKRGDKKALVDMAAENAEITLQNALRQDAARQSMEERAVLELQLAIGLPSPPIRIEAYDISNIQGRKAVGSMVVFENGRPARSEYRRFRIKTVAGPDDFAMMKEVLTRRLARARKCAGNSSSNAGLAEPADVDAVDSSMTDADLSGGTGRPKSGFARLPDLILIDGGKGQLSYAVEALNSAGFHHIPIAGLAKEFEEIYLPDRSDPIRLPANSKALFLLQRVRDEAHRFAVSYHRKLREKEGIESSLLEIPGVGAKRLKRLLTRFGSVEGIRAAALDDLMTVPGMNRKVAEAVANYLNASPPTA, encoded by the coding sequence ATGATCGAGGATATCCTCAAGAATCTCCCGGATCGCCCGGGAGTTTACCTTATGAAGGACCAGAATGGCGAGATAATCTACGTAGGTAAGGCGGTCTCGCTGAGATCGCGGGTCCGCTCGTACTTTCATGACCCGTCAGGGCTTTCTCAAAAGACCAGGGTCATGGTGTCTGCGATTCGCGATATCGAGTATATTGTGACAGATTCAGAAGTCGAGGCTCTCATCCTTGAAAACACCTTGATAAAGAAGCATCATCCCTGGTTTAACATTCGCTTGAGGGATGATAAGACATATCCGTATGTCAAGGTGACCATGGCCGAGCCTTTTCCTCGGATTTTCATCACAAGACGGGTTGTGGATGACGGATCCAGGTATTTCGGCCCATATACTGACAGCGGGGCTTTGCGGGAAACCCTGGCTTTCTTGAAACGGTTCTTCCCGGTTAGAGGCTGCAAACGGGATATCCAGGAGGGTGGTAGTTCAGGGCAGGGTCCGAATTCCAGGCCTTGCTTGAACCATCACATTGGAAGGTGTCTTGCACCTTGTTCGGGGAATATCACCAGGGAAGCCTATCGCCAATTGATCGACCAGATATGCCTATTCCTGGAAGGAAGGCAAGAAGAACTGCTTCGCTCGATGCGGAAAGAGATGCAGGCTGCTGCTACTCTCCTGGATTTTGAGCGCGCGGCGGTTCTGAGGGACAGGATTTTCAATATTGAGAGGATAATGGAGAAGCAAAAGGTGGTCTCCATTTCGCCGGTGGATGAAGATGTCGTGGCCATGGCGAGGGAGGGAGATCTCGCTATAGCGCAGGTCTTCCAGGTCCGGGCAGGGAAACTCGTGGGCAACAAGCATTTCATATTGGAGAATACGGGGGATTCGAGTGACGGAGAGATCATCGGGTCTTTCATAAAACAATACTATGGTTCCGCCTCATGGATACCTCCTTTGATCCTGCTGCAACATGAGGTTGAAGACCATGAAGCTATCGCTAGATGGCTGTCATCCGCAAAGCTGGTAGTGCCCAAGAGAGGGGATAAGAAGGCGCTGGTCGATATGGCGGCTGAGAATGCTGAAATAACTTTGCAGAACGCGCTCCGGCAGGATGCTGCGCGGCAGAGCATGGAGGAAAGGGCGGTGCTGGAACTGCAGCTTGCGATTGGTCTTCCGTCTCCTCCTATCAGAATAGAAGCCTATGATATATCCAACATCCAGGGAAGAAAAGCCGTGGGTTCCATGGTTGTGTTCGAGAATGGCCGGCCGGCCAGGTCTGAATACCGTCGCTTTAGGATCAAGACAGTGGCAGGCCCTGATGATTTCGCTATGATGAAAGAGGTCTTGACAAGGCGCCTTGCGCGTGCCCGTAAATGTGCAGGAAATTCTTCGTCCAATGCCGGGCTGGCTGAGCCCGCTGACGTGGATGCTGTAGATTCATCCATGACTGACGCCGACCTATCGGGGGGAACAGGTCGTCCAAAATCCGGATTTGCCAGGCTTCCCGACCTCATTTTGATTGATGGGGGCAAGGGACAACTGAGCTATGCCGTGGAAGCGCTGAATTCGGCAGGATTCCATCATATTCCAATTGCTGGGCTTGCAAAGGAATTTGAGGAAATATATCTTCCTGACCGATCTGACCCGATCAGGCTTCCGGCAAATTCGAAGGCCCTCTTTCTCTTGCAGCGTGTGAGGGATGAGGCTCACAGGTTTGCAGTGAGCTACCACCGCAAGCTGCGAGAGAAGGAAGGAATAGAGTCTTCTCTCTTGGAAATACCTGGCGTTGGGGCAAAGAGACTCAAGCGCCTTCTCACCAGATTTGGGTCAGTGGAAGGTATCCGCGCTGCCGCCCTGGATGACCTGATGACAGTCCCGGGCATGAATAGAAAAGTGGCTGAGGCTGTTGCGAATTATCTGAATGCCTCCCCGCCCACCGCTTGA
- the uvrB gene encoding excinuclease ABC subunit UvrB, producing the protein MKAAGQIGEFAQERVTLPRRRSAQNRFKLVSKFTPKGDQPKAIAELVEGLKAGERFQVLLGATGTGKTFTMAGVIEAVQRPTLVIAHNKTLAAQLCSEFKEFFPENAVEYFVSYYDYYQPEAYIPHTDTYIEKDASINDELDRLRHAATSALLERRDVIIVASVSCIYGLGSPEDYQNMTVSVAAGDILDRDQLLRDLVRIHYARNDIGFVRGTFRVRGDTVEIIPAYGENSIRIEFFGDEIDRIVEADIITGRVLHRLDRVTIFPATHFITSDEKMKRAIAGIEAELEERLKELKDQEKLLEAQRLEMRTRYDLEMLQEVGYCQGIENYSRHLTGRAPGEPPATLLDYFPEDFLMFVDESHVTIPQLHAMYAGDRSRKESLVEYGFRLPSAFDNRPLRFEEFERHINQVIFVSATPGPYELSVSHRIVEQIIRPTGLVDPKVEVRPTKGQIDDLLKEIRMRTDRGQRVLVTTLTKKMAEDLTDYLAEVGVKVRYLHSDIETIERVQILRDLRLGRFDVLVGINLLREGLDLPEVSLVAILDADKEGYLRSETSLIQTIGRAARNVDGTVIMYADVITQSMRRAIDETERRRRIQIRYNEEHNITPETIRKAIFDMSKFTGGAEEEPGEAKKPVEVPENLTDKQLSKYIKDLESEMRKAAEALEFERAAEIRDQIRELRNRLLQ; encoded by the coding sequence ATGAAGGCCGCGGGTCAGATAGGGGAATTTGCACAAGAAAGAGTCACCCTGCCTCGCCGCAGGAGCGCTCAGAATCGATTTAAGCTAGTCTCAAAATTCACACCCAAAGGGGACCAGCCTAAGGCTATTGCTGAGCTTGTCGAGGGTCTGAAGGCCGGGGAGCGGTTTCAGGTGCTGCTGGGCGCTACGGGTACCGGCAAGACATTTACCATGGCCGGGGTAATCGAGGCTGTGCAGAGGCCAACTCTTGTGATAGCTCATAATAAGACCCTGGCGGCCCAGCTGTGCAGTGAGTTCAAGGAGTTTTTCCCGGAGAATGCTGTAGAATATTTCGTCAGCTACTATGATTACTATCAGCCCGAGGCCTATATCCCACATACAGATACCTATATCGAGAAAGACGCATCCATCAATGATGAGCTGGACCGTCTGAGGCATGCCGCCACAAGCGCTTTGCTGGAGCGGCGTGATGTCATCATAGTGGCTAGCGTATCTTGCATATATGGTTTGGGTTCTCCTGAGGATTACCAGAATATGACTGTATCTGTAGCGGCAGGGGACATACTTGATCGTGACCAGCTCTTGCGGGACCTGGTTAGAATCCACTATGCCAGGAATGACATTGGCTTTGTGCGCGGCACCTTCCGGGTTCGAGGAGATACCGTTGAGATCATCCCGGCATATGGGGAGAATTCCATACGAATAGAATTTTTCGGAGATGAAATTGATCGTATAGTTGAGGCTGACATCATTACTGGCAGGGTGCTGCACAGGCTCGACCGCGTGACCATCTTCCCGGCCACACATTTTATAACCTCTGACGAGAAAATGAAGCGGGCCATTGCTGGGATCGAGGCGGAGCTCGAGGAGCGGTTAAAGGAATTGAAAGACCAGGAGAAACTCCTTGAGGCTCAGAGGCTTGAAATGCGGACAAGGTATGACCTGGAGATGCTTCAGGAGGTAGGGTATTGCCAGGGAATCGAGAACTACTCGAGGCACTTGACCGGCAGGGCGCCCGGCGAGCCCCCGGCTACCTTGCTCGATTATTTCCCGGAGGATTTTCTCATGTTCGTAGATGAGTCGCACGTCACGATTCCCCAATTGCACGCTATGTACGCAGGAGACCGTTCGCGCAAGGAAAGTCTGGTCGAATATGGTTTCAGGCTCCCATCCGCTTTCGATAATCGGCCTCTTCGATTTGAGGAATTTGAGAGGCATATAAACCAGGTCATTTTCGTGTCAGCGACTCCTGGGCCCTACGAATTATCGGTGAGTCACAGGATCGTAGAGCAGATCATCAGGCCTACCGGCCTGGTGGATCCGAAAGTGGAGGTGCGGCCTACCAAGGGCCAGATCGATGATCTTTTGAAGGAAATAAGGATGCGAACTGATAGAGGCCAGAGGGTCCTCGTCACTACACTGACAAAGAAAATGGCGGAGGATCTTACTGACTATCTGGCCGAGGTGGGAGTCAAGGTTCGCTATCTGCATTCGGATATCGAGACCATCGAAAGGGTTCAGATCCTGAGGGATCTGAGGTTGGGCAGATTCGACGTGCTTGTGGGAATAAACCTATTGAGGGAAGGGTTGGACCTTCCTGAGGTTTCTCTAGTAGCGATTCTTGATGCAGATAAAGAGGGGTACCTGCGCTCTGAGACTTCGCTCATTCAGACCATAGGGCGCGCTGCACGAAATGTTGATGGAACGGTTATAATGTACGCTGATGTCATAACCCAATCCATGCGCCGGGCTATTGACGAGACCGAAAGACGCAGGCGCATTCAAATAAGGTATAATGAAGAACACAATATCACGCCTGAGACTATACGCAAAGCGATATTCGATATGTCGAAGTTCACCGGGGGCGCAGAGGAAGAGCCTGGTGAGGCCAAGAAACCGGTTGAGGTACCCGAGAACCTCACTGATAAGCAGCTTTCCAAATACATCAAGGACTTGGAATCCGAAATGCGGAAGGCTGCTGAGGCCCTGGAATTTGAAAGGGCCGCGGAGATACGAGATCAAATTCGCGAGCTTCGCAACAGGCTGCTGCAGTAG